Proteins from a genomic interval of Lemur catta isolate mLemCat1 chromosome 17, mLemCat1.pri, whole genome shotgun sequence:
- the BPIFB1 gene encoding BPI fold-containing family B member 1 — MAGPWTFTFLCGLLAATLVRATLNPPAVLDIGTEIIRDKLTQELEDSNAIAILQQLPLHSTILEKTSGVLGSLIRAALKNIMWLKVTSASILQLQVQASASTQELVVKIPIDLVAGFKTPLISTIVQLHLETEAQATIGLQSDASGSTQLVLSDCSTSSESLSITLLQRVSFLLSPLANTVMKLLVPALPTLVESELCPVIEQAFSDMYADLLEVIRVPVSLGSDSLEFDVLSPAIEDDFVQFNLEASLLDSNGKAIEWFNNSEASLTIPSPESTSFSLVVRQDVVKAAVVALLPTEKLVVLLDYELPELASQLKAIIEVISEEAAEQLEPTRTVKIVTQNTPELLLSQGSATVAQQIVLDLYPTNETRRAFFTLGIEASSEAQFYTEDDRLLLNLNDISSDQIYLMNWAIERFEPEILSNITTEILASVLLPSQNDKLSSGIQVLLVKALGFEAASCALTDDSLVITPASS, encoded by the exons ATGGCCGGCCCGTGGACCTTCACCTTCCTCTGTGGTTTACTGGCAGCCACCTTGGTCCGAGCCACCCTCAACCCCCCTGCGGTTCTCGACATCGGCACAGAAATCATCAGAGACA AGCTGACACAGGAGCTGGAGGACAGCAATGCCATCGCCATCCTCCAGCAGCTGCCACTGCACAGCACCATACTGGAGAAGACAAGCGGGGTGCTGGGAAGCCTCATCCGAGCTGCCCTGAAAAATATCATGTG GCTGAAGGTCACCTCAGCTAGCATCCTCCAGCTGCAGGTGCAAGCCTCGGCCAGCACCCAGGAGCTAGTCGTCAAGATCCCCATCGACCTGGTGGCTGGATTCAAAAC gcccctgATCAGTACCATTGTGCAGCTGCACctggagactgaggcccaggccACCATCGGACTGCAGAGCGACGCCAGCGGCTCCACCCAGCTCGTCCTCAGCGACTGCAGCACCAGCTCAGAGAGCCTGAGCATCACCCTGCTGCAGAG GGTCTCCTTCCTACTCAGCCCCTTAGCGAACACTGTCATGAAGCTCCTGGTGCCAGCCCTGCCCACGCTGGTGGAAAGCGAG CTGTGTCCCGTGATCGAGCAGGCCTTCAGTGACATGTACGCAGATCTCCTGGAGGTTATCAGGG TGCCCGTTTCCCTTGGCTCTGACAGCCTGGAGTTTGATGTTCTGTCTCCTGCCATCGAGGACGATTTCGTCCAGTTCAACCTCGAG GCCAGCCTGTTGGACTCAAACGGAAAAGCAATCGAATGGTTCAACAACTCTGAGGCTTCCCTGACGATCCCCAGCCCAGAGAGCACCTCGTTCAGCCTCGTCGTGAGGCAGGACGTTGTGAAGGCTGCAGTGGTGGCCTTGCTCCCTACAGAAAAACTTGTGGTCCTGTTGGACTATGAG CTTCCTGAACTGGCCAGTCAGCTGAAGGCAATCATCGAGGTGATCAGTGAAGAG GCTGCAGAGCAGCTGGAGCCCACCCGCACTGTGAAGATCGTGACTCAGAATACCCCCGAGCTCCTCCTGAGCCAAGGCAGTGCCACCGTGGCCCAACAGATTGTGCTGGACCTGTACCCCACCAATGAAACCCGCCGCGCCTTCTTCACCTTGGGCATC GAAGCCAGTTCGGAAGCTCAGTTTTACACCGAAGATGACCGACTTTTGCTCAACTTGAATGACATCAG TTCCGATCAGATCTACCTGATGAATTGGGCTATTGAAAGGTTCGAA CCTGAAATCCTGAGCAACATCACCACTGAGATCCTTGCCTCTGTCTTGCTGCCAAGCCAGAATG ACAAGTTAAGTTCCGGGATCCAAGTGCTGTTGGTGAAGGCCTTGGGATTCGAGGCGGCTTCGTGCGCCCTGACCGAT GATTCCCTCGTGATCACCCCAGCCTCCTCGTAG